In Gemmatimonadaceae bacterium, one DNA window encodes the following:
- a CDS encoding response regulator: protein MAPTVLICDDAIFMRTMVGDILTQAGFEIVGEAETGRQAVEKYKALRPDLVTMDIVMPDMGGIDAVREITAFDAGAKVLMCSAMGQQSLVVEAIQAGAKDFVVKPFQPSRVLEAVQRVLG from the coding sequence GTGGCTCCGACGGTGCTCATCTGTGACGACGCGATCTTCATGCGGACGATGGTTGGCGACATCCTCACGCAGGCGGGCTTTGAGATTGTCGGGGAGGCGGAGACCGGCCGGCAGGCCGTCGAGAAGTACAAGGCCCTACGTCCCGACCTGGTCACGATGGACATCGTGATGCCCGACATGGGGGGCATCGATGCCGTGCGCGAGATTACCGCCTTCGACGCGGGCGCGAAGGTGCTGATGTGCAGCGCGATGGGGCAGCAGTCGCTGGTCGTCGAGGCCATCCAGGCCGGCGCCAAGGACTTCGTCGTGAAGCCGTTCCAGCCGAGCCGTGTGCTCGAGGCCGTGCAGCGCGTCCTCGGGTGA
- a CDS encoding chemotaxis protein CheW produces MLSSGPEVDADQGPRALEVRVGAETLAIPMSHVVEVASLKLLTRLPGAPTWCAGLLNLRGRVLTVVDLGLLRGAEGTDGPVVVVEEAGRRFGLRVSRVLGVQALAGQEAVDVAALGSDVLDDH; encoded by the coding sequence GTGCTGTCTTCGGGACCCGAAGTGGACGCCGACCAAGGCCCGCGTGCGCTAGAGGTACGGGTGGGAGCGGAGACGCTCGCCATCCCGATGTCGCACGTGGTCGAGGTGGCGTCGCTGAAGCTGCTGACCCGCTTACCCGGTGCCCCGACGTGGTGTGCTGGACTGTTGAATCTGCGGGGACGCGTGTTGACGGTGGTGGACCTCGGCCTCCTGCGTGGGGCGGAGGGGACGGACGGACCGGTCGTGGTGGTGGAGGAGGCGGGCCGCCGCTTCGGGCTTCGGGTGTCGCGGGTGCTGGGTGTGCAGGCCTTGGCTGGGCAGGAAGCGGTGGACGTCGCGGCCCTCGGGTCCGACGTGCTCGACGATCATTGA